The sequence below is a genomic window from Pseudorca crassidens isolate mPseCra1 chromosome 20, mPseCra1.hap1, whole genome shotgun sequence.
gcatgtgggatcttcccggactggggcacgaacccgtgtcccctgcatcggcaggcggactcccaaccactgctccaccagggaatcccacactagctcattttctttctgaaactgGCACATCTCACATGTTTAtcacatttcttattttctctggTCAAGCCCAGCTGTTTTCTTACAATTTGTCAGGTTTCTTTATAGTAACAGAAATCCAGAGGTGTGAAACCAACTGCGAGCCCGCCTCTGAACCTTGCGTAGAGGACAGAGCCCAGGACGTCACAAGACACTCTGGCCTCCTTCATCTGGAAGGGGTGTGGGCCACGTGTACTGGAGAGCCTACCGGTGGGGGAGGCCTGGAGCttttgggagtgtttccatagGACCTCGGAGCAGCCGTTGGGGAGGAGATGGGGCCGCCGAGGCCCCTGCAGGCAGGAGGGTCAGGCAGGCGGGCATCTCTCTGGTGCCAGGTTTCCGCCTGCTGGGCCGGGAGGCTGGGAGACCTTGTGTCAGAGCCCTTGCCACCCGGGGCAGCCAGCACGCGGAGGATCTCAGGACAGAGGAGAGCTCAGTCCCGACCTTTACTGCTGTGGGCCGTTTGTTTTGTTAGGTAATTATAAAGTGTTGTGTGtagtctgttttttaaattaacaaccGAGAACAAAACTGTTTGGTACATGTAACAAACATAGCACATTTGTTTTCCCCCGTAGCAAGTTAATGAAGGAGACGGAAGAGTGAGGCTTGTCGGGGAGAGGATGCGCTGAGCCCGGGAGAAGCAGCCTCCTGGCAGCAGGTGCGGGGCTGCCCGCCCGCCAGTCCCCACCTTCCCTGCTTTGCTGGGCCCGTTGGAACGGGAACGAGAGttacaagttttattttatgatgTTGTTGGACAATGCCTTGGAGGCGTCCTCATCAGCCTCTGACACTCAGAAGTGCTCTCTAGGGTCCCTGTGAAGTCtgccccccccagcccccgccccagtAACAGGGAGagacacgcccccccccccccccccgccacggcATAGCCAGCATCAGGCCATTTCCTTGTGCTGTCGTGGGCCAGGGTGGCCGTGGGCGTCTGGCGTGGTGACTCTGGTGGGGAACGATGGCTGCGGGTGGGAAGGCTCCGGCTGGGCTCCTGGCTGTGATTTAGGAGGGGGGACTTTGAATTTTCTCGTGGGTGAGATAGGGTTAACAGTGCTTGCCTTGCTGATTGAACAGGGTGGTCGAAGGTGGAAACACACGTAATATATTAAGTCTGTTACCAAATAATACTCATTAAAAATCCTTCAGGAACAACCGGGGGAGCTGGTGCACCCGTCAGCTCCCCGTCAGGGATGCTGCTCTGGCTGAGAGCGCCCAGGCGGAGCAGAGGTGGCAGAGGCTGCAGTGGGGAGGGCACGGCAGTGGGGACGCCgagccagggcaggtgggggcccgTGGACCTTGCTGGCCGCCCTGGCGCTGGGAAGGAACCGTCTTCCGTGGTTCTGGGGGTCAGGAGGGCTCCTGACCTCTCGAGTGGAGGGGTGGCAGCGTGGAGGGGGTGCGCCCGGCCCCCCTTTCCCAGGCCGCCTCCTCTAGAGCACACTGGAGAATTCCAGGTGCGGGTCGTGGCTCACAGCCTTCCTGGGGAGCCCTCCTCCTGGCAGACGGACTGTTTTGGTCATTGTTTAGTAGTTAGGCtgtggggaagagagggaagagttatgTTTTGGCTTAAAAAACAGAGTGACGCTTTGCAGACATGTGAACCTGCCCTGTTTGCGTCTCTGCTCTATTTTAGACAGGTTCCTAGGAGTCCATGGCTCGGCACGTGTTCCAGAGCAGAAGTGAGCCCAGTGCCTGTGCTCCGCTCGCCGGAATTTCCAGGCCCCGCTGCTGGcggggagggaacacagccagcCCTTGAACCAGGCGGGGGTCGGGTGGGCGTTAGGGGCGACCCCACAGCCGAAAATCCGAGTGACTTCACAGCCGGCCCTTCCTGCACACCCCCGCCCTCCGTATTCACACTCGTGTAAGTGCCGCAGTGCAGATTAGTGAAAACGAGCCACGTGTACGTGGACCCGCGTCGTGCACACCGTGCTGTCCAAGGGCCCTTGGCACGTACTTCTCTCGGCTCGTACTTCTCCGGGTTCAGGTGTTTGAAAACCGTTATTCAGAGTTTACCTGAAGTGCATCGAGTTCtgtttgtttctccttggcttcccTAGTTTAGTTCATTGTTTTAGAATCTTGCATgtttttaaaacctttaaagcAATGAGATTGAATAAAAAGCTGAAACTTTGGTCATTTAAGTTCCAAAGGTGTGTGTTGTGAGATCGTTAGCATTTCCGGTCTCGGGATGTCCGCCCGTGATTGGAAGTGAGGCCACCTCTCCGGCCGCCGTGGGGGTCCGGCAGCACAGGGCAGTGACCGCAGTGCCCTCTCTTCCCGCCAGGTACCGGCACTTTGTGTCTGCTGCTGCGACGCTGCCCCGCGTGGTGATGTCCCTCCGGCGCCTggcctgggcctggcctgggccaTGTTGGTGGCCAGCCCCCCGGAGGTGCAGAGGACGCGGCGCCCTGCACACGGCCCCGGCCGCGCGCTCCGACAGCAGCACGCTGGGCTTCCGCCGCGCCCTGGGCTTCGGGGACAGGATCGCCCTCGTCGACCAGCACGGCAGCCACACGTACAAGGACCTCTACTCCCGCAGCCTCTGCCTGTCCCGGGAGATCTGCCGGCTCCGTGGCTGTGCCGACAGGGACCTCCGGGAGGAGAGGGTGTCCCTCCTGTGCAGCAATGACGTCTCCttcgtggtggcgcagtgggccACGTGGATGAGCGGCGGCATCGCCGTCCCCCTCTGCAGGAAGCACCCCCAGGCCCAGCTGGAGTACTTCATCCGGGACTCGCGCAGCTCCGTGGTCCTCGCCGGCCCGGAGCACGTGGAGCTCCTGAGCCCGGTGGTCCAGAAGCTGGGGGTCCCGCTCCTGCCTCTCTCGCCCGCAGTCTACCACGGGGCAGCCGAGGACCCCGGGGAAGGCCGGCTGCCAGAGTGGGACTGGAGAGACCGGGGCGCCATGATCATCTACACCAGCGGGACCACGGGGAGACCCAAGGGCGTCCTGAGCACGCATCAGAACATCAGGGCCGTGGTGAGTGCTTCTGGGGCCGCCACGGTTGGGAGGTGCAAGCTGTGTCCCCGCAGGCCAGTCCCAGCAGCAGTCACGGCAGGCGGCCTTCTGTTCATTCTGCAGGGCCAGCCACAGCTCTCATCGTCCCACCCCCGGGGCCGCGTGACCGGCAGCCCCACTGGCGGTGTAGGGGGTGCAGTGCCCAGGTGCCGGGGGGTAACAGGCCCCCTCGGGCTCCTCCAGAGCCGTGGCGTGTGGAGCATGGAACGGGCCACTCTATGTGACGCTGAGGTTTTAAAGGAAACCAGCCCCAAAGCGATTATCCAGATGTGCCGTCAGCACCTAAGTGCGGCTGGTTTGGGAAACGAGAAGCAGGAACTCGTGTGCGCCACATCGTAGGTGTTAGCTTGTGTTCCGTGGCCTCAGTTACCATTTCTGTGAAACTCCCCAGCCGCTGTATCTATCTGCAGTTTATACTCTTCTTGCTTCCAAAAAGCATTTGCACGTACAGTGAAGACTTTTACACAGCAGGAGTGGGAAAATAAGAGAGAAGTTCAAACCCACAAAGAGGGAGGTCAGAGGTCAACGCCATCAACTCAGGCTAATTCAGTCCATAAGTCAGCATGAACTGAGTCGGGCCAGCTGCAGGCAAGGCGTGATTACACGTCGTCTCTGTCTCCGCGGAGGAGACGTGCTTTTTGTCTGGAGAGGCCATCTCTGGACCAGTATCTCTGCGGGGTGGGCATCTCACTTGTGTTCGCACATGGCCGTCACCGCAGCATGCACCAGGCAGGCTCGGCAGTGATCGGGGACTTTTTGGCTCAGCCGGGGCGAGGATGGTGCCAGAACAGACGTGGCTCAGACAGACAGCCGGGTTCCAGCCTGGCCTGTCGGAGCCGCTTGAGGGGAGAGCTGCCCAGCGTCTGCAGAGGCCTTTGACCCCAAATCAAAGGCCCTTTCAAACTGGCTGAAGCCCCTGACTACATGCGGCCCTGTTCTCTAGCAGGAGGGTAAGTGGTGGACAGACGGCCCCGCGGTCAGACCCCAGGTCATTCTGTTACCATGTCCTCCCATGCCGTCAAGGGCGGGGCAGCGGCCGTCTCCTCCCGCCTTTTCGGCTGGCGCGGCCGGCTGTGTGCGCCGTCCTATTCTGAGGCTGTGCTGCCGTTCTCCAGGTGACGGGGCTGGTCCGCAAATGGGCCTGGACAAAGGACGACGTGATCCTCCACGTCCTCCCGCTGCACCATGTCCACGGCGTGGTCAACAAGCTGCTCTGTCCGCTCTGGGTGGGCGCCACCTGCGTGATGCTGCCCGAGTTCAGCGCTCAGCTGGTGAGTCAGGGCCGGGCTCTCGGCGTCGCGGGCTCCGGGCCTCCCCGGGCTAGGTCCCTTCTCTGGGGTGCAGAGTCCCAGCGGCGAGCTTCCTGTTACTGCTGGAGCAGAGGGTCGCCACTGGGGCTTCGCACAGCACAAGTGTACTCTCGGTTCTGGAAGGCCAGGTCCAAGTGAGGCTCGCGGGGCTAAGGGCCAGGCGCCGCAGGCCTGATTCTGTCTGGAGGCTGCGGGGCGGAATCcgctcctgcctcttccagctgctgCAGGTGCCTGTGTGCCCTGccttgtggctgcatcaccccCGCCTCTGCTTCTGTATTCTCGTGACCGCTGCCTCTTCTGTGGCCAGATCTCCCTCTACATGAGGACCCTGTGGCCATGTCGGGCCCACCCAGTGTCCAGGGCAACCGCACCTTCTCCAGACCCCTGCAGAGTCCCCTTTGCCGCGTGAGGGGCGCATCCACGGGGGTGAGCACGTGGATGTCTTGGGGCTGTTGTGCAGCTGACTGCTGGCTTTCAAGGTCCCAATGGATGGCCCAGCTGGGGGCTCCGTGTCAGCCTCCCCACCGGCTCCTCTTTTCAGCAGGGGGTTCTTTCCCAGCACTGCCCTGCGGTCAGCGGGCCAGGGAGGCCGAGTGGATACGAGGTGGGGCAGAGCGGGCACTGCAGAGCAGAGTGCAGAAGGAGGGGAGCGACCTGGCCAGACGCTGCCCCTGCCCCCGGCACGTGGTGAGCTGCTGTGCAGCAGTCCCATCCCAGCCTCCGTGTCCCATGTACTGGTGGGGACAGGTGCCTGGGGCAGGTGAAGGCAGGGCTCTGAGGTGGTGATGGGCTGACTGCACGGAGAGGCTGCCGGAGTGACACATCCCCGTGGGGCcggcaggaagcacagggcttgaACGAGACCCTACTCTGTCACTGACTCACGCTGTAACCTATACAGCATGGGAATGCGAAGTGGGAGAGCCCAGGAAGCACCTGGGCTGGGCTTCTGTGGGCGCTGGACTTCAGATGGGGGCTGGGCTCCAGGTGGGGGCGGGCTCCTGTGGGGGGCGGGGCTCCTGTGGGGGGCGGGGCTCCGGTTGGGGGATGGGCTCCAGGTGGGGCAGGGCTCCTGTGGGGGCGGGGCTCCTGTGCTGGCTGCTGTCCTGCAGGTCTGCAGCCCCAGGAGAGGAGTGGCTTGGAGACCTCTGCACAGCAGGGCTGCCGAGTGAGGTCTCTGGAGAGGTGCCCAGGCTCGGCCCGCAGCACAGAGCTTGTTGTTTAGTCACTTTATTCCAGGGTGAATTTCCTCACGAGGGGTCCCTGAGGCCTGGGGTCCCTGGTCTGCAGAATCCATCGTTCACTGAAGTCGGCCTCCTCTGTCTCCACCAGAAAGAGGCAGCTCTAGATAGATCGTCTCCGGCCCGTCCTCACATCACGCCTGGAGCCTTAATTCACATCGGTGCTGGTGCCAGGTCAGAGTGAGAGGACGAGGTGCTACAGACAGGCTGGTCCCGGGCGAGCCCCGCACCTCCCTGACCTTCCGTCTCGTCCTCTAACGGAGGAGCGATGAGCCTGGCGCAGGGTGGGCACTGAGCCCAATCCCAGCAACGCAAAGCAGGGAGAAGCAGGGACCCTTTCTCCTCCTGTTTGCAAGGGTGCTGCGTGCAGACCAGCGTCAGGGAAGCTGGGGACCCTGTGTGCTGACAGGTGATGCTGTTGCGTTTAGAGAACGTAGCTTAAAATCCGGCGTGAGCGCTGTGGACAGACCGGCGAGCCGGACAGTAGAAGTGGCAGTCCGAGGGCCAGGGCAGCCCGTTCAGACCCTGCCCAGCCAGCCAGCCCCCTCCTCCGCCCCCATCCTGCTGTTTGTTTTTCAGCTGCAGGGCCTCAGGATTTAGACAGCGGGGTCTACAGAGGGCTGTCTGCCTCTTAACACAAGTCCCAGTGACTCTCCAAAGGGGTCGGTCTGGCCCGGCACACATGGCTTCCTGAGGGGGCTCTGACTGAACTGACTGGGCagcggggagggggagaaagggggGCCCTGAGGCT
It includes:
- the ACSF3 gene encoding malonate--CoA ligase ACSF3, mitochondrial isoform X5, translated to MSLRRLAWAWPGPCWWPAPRRCRGRGALHTAPAARSDSSTLGFRRALGFGDRIALVDQHGSHTYKDLYSRSLCLSREICRLRGCADRDLREERVSLLCSNDVSFVVAQWATWMSGGIAVPLCRKHPQAQLEYFIRDSRSSVVLAGPEHVELLSPVVQKLGVPLLPLSPAVYHGAAEDPGEGRLPEWDWRDRGAMIIYTSGTTGRPKGVLSTHQNIRAVVTGLVRKWAWTKDDVILHVLPLHHVHGVVNKLLCPLWVGATCVMLPEFSAQLVWEKLLSSDAPRINVFMAVPTIYSKLAGYHDKHFSHPHVQDFVRAVCEEKIRLMVSGSAALPLPVLEKWKGITGHTLLERYGMTEIGMALSNPLTAARLPGSVGTPLPGVEVRIVSENLQKNGYPYVVHAEGNEEDTKVTPGFEEKEGELLVRGPSVFREYWDKPEETKTAFTSDGWFKTGTGCTHGCSCIDSLRLCSHDTPEQQLVTARR
- the ACSF3 gene encoding malonate--CoA ligase ACSF3, mitochondrial isoform X4 gives rise to the protein MSLRRLAWAWPGPCWWPAPRRCRGRGALHTAPAARSDSSTLGFRRALGFGDRIALVDQHGSHTYKDLYSRSLCLSREICRLRGCADRDLREERVSLLCSNDVSFVVAQWATWMSGGIAVPLCRKHPQAQLEYFIRDSRSSVVLAGPEHVELLSPVVQKLGVPLLPLSPAVYHGAAEDPGEGRLPEWDWRDRGAMIIYTSGTTGRPKGVLSTHQNIRAVVTGLVRKWAWTKDDVILHVLPLHHVHGVVNKLLCPLWVGATCVMLPEFSAQLVWEKLLSSDAPRINVFMAVPTIYSKLAGYHDKHFSHPHVQDFVRAVCEEKIRLMVSGSAALPLPVLEKWKGITGHTLLERYGMTEIGMALSNPLTAARLPGSVGTPLPGVEVRIVSENLQKNGYPYVVHAEGNEEDTKVTPGFEEKEGELLVRGPSVFREYWDKPEETKTAFTSDGWFKTGDTAVFKDGNYWIRGRTSVDIIKSGGYKVSALEVERLLLAHPSITDVAVIGVPDVTWGQRVTAVVTLQEGHSLSHRELKEWARWM